The window CACCGGCGACGTCGGCGCCCAGGTCCTGCCCTTCCTCTACGGCACCGGCGCCAACGGCAAGTCCGTCCTGCTGGACGTCATGACCCAGATCCTCGGCGACTACGCCCAGGCCGCCCCGCCCGGCTTCCTGATGGAGAAGGGCAAGTTCTCCGAGCACTCCACCGAACTCACCGAACTGCACGGCCGCCGGATCGTCGTCTGCTCGGAACTCAAACCGAACGACAAGTTCGACGAATCCCGGGTCAAGCTCCTGACCGGCGGCGACCGCATCATGGCCCGTCGCATGCGACAGGACTTCTTCAGCTTCAACCCCACCCACAAGCTCTGGCTGCTGGGCAACCACCGCCCGGAGGTCGGCACCGGTGGCCACGCCTTCTGGCGGCGGATCCGACTGATCCCCTTCGAGCGCGTCGTCCCGGCCATGCGCAAGATCGACAACCTGGCCAAGGAACTCGTACAGAGCGAAGGCCCCGGCATCCTGCAGTGGCTCATCGAAGGAGCCAAGCTCTATCTCGCCACCCGCGACCCCCTGACCGGGCCCGCCACGGTCCGTACCGCCACCGAGGCCTACGCGACCACCGAAGACCACATCGGCCGCTTTCTCGCCGAATGCTGCACCACTGGTGCTCACGAGCGCGGCACCGACCGTCTCCCGGGTGATCTCCGGGTCGAACAAGGCCTGTTGTACGCCTCCTACAGCAGCTGGTGCAGTGCCGGAGAAGGCATCCGGCCCGCCACCGCCCGTGCCTTCGCCACCCGGGTACGCCAGGAACTCTCCCTCGCCTCACCTGCCGACATGATGAAATCCAGCGGCAAGAAGTACTACCCGGGCCTCGGGCTCCTCTCCGACGACGAAACCC is drawn from Streptomyces sp. NBC_00464 and contains these coding sequences:
- a CDS encoding DNA primase family protein; protein product: MSSADSPRFDATAAAQQMLDLEVQAEAESRTESKVRSEGESEVRAGQPSLPAQQSTSVVFEQSPPSGRLPALLTDRGNAKLFAVMFGDQFRHVEGLGWYHWDQYRWKRTGGEKAAVWAAGDLAEQMPAKDSTGQFTDRELASHRRRSMSTPGIKAMLTQAKASPALALDPDVLDGDPYVLCTPAGVVDLHTGNLHKPDPETDMHSRATSVAPETMPTPRWHRFLHDTFGDDAKGEETIHFLHLLLGYSVTGDVGAQVLPFLYGTGANGKSVLLDVMTQILGDYAQAAPPGFLMEKGKFSEHSTELTELHGRRIVVCSELKPNDKFDESRVKLLTGGDRIMARRMRQDFFSFNPTHKLWLLGNHRPEVGTGGHAFWRRIRLIPFERVVPAMRKIDNLAKELVQSEGPGILQWLIEGAKLYLATRDPLTGPATVRTATEAYATTEDHIGRFLAECCTTGAHERGTDRLPGDLRVEQGLLYASYSSWCSAGEGIRPATARAFATRVRQELSLASPADMMKSSGKKYYPGLGLLSDDETRVDHA